The Sinomonas sp. P10A9 genome contains the following window.
GTCGGCTGGACCGCGTGGCTCGACATCGCCGCCCATGGCGTGACCAAGGCCAGCGGCCTCGAGAACATCCGCGAGATCGTAGGCATCAGCCAGCGGGACTCGGTGGCGATCGGCGACGGCCGCAACGACATCGAGATGCTCCAGTGGGCCGGCCGCGGCGTCGCAATGGGCCAGGCGCCCGACGAGGTCAAGGCCGCGGCCGATGAGGTCACCGCGACCGTCGAGGAGGACGGCGCCGCCGCGGTCCTCCGCTCGCTGGTCTAGGAACCGGGGATCGGTCTGGCCCTGTTGCCGGCCGTGCCGCGCACGACGGCGCCGCGCACGACGGCGCCGCGCAAGACGGCGCGTGGTCGCCGGAGCGGTCCACCTAGCCTGTCGCGTCGAGCAGCCCGAGGAGCCGGACGGCTGCGGGGCGTGCCGCCCATTCCTCGGTCCAGTGCGCTCTGGCAATCGCCTTGGAGACGGCCTGGGTTGTGATGCCGAGCGCGTCCGCCACGGCCTTCTGCTGCCCGCGGACGCCCGGGGTCAGGAGGTCCAGAACCCGCCATTCCGCGGCGGTGCGCTTAACGATCGCGAGCCCGAGCAGGCGAAGCACGCCCTCGGCGTCGTGCGCGAGCGACGCGTCAGGACCGTCGACGGCGATCGCTGGCCCCTCGCCCGTGGCCTGCGCGCGTTCGACGGCGCGCCGCGAGTGCGCCAGGGCTGGCCCGCGGGCTTCGGCGACCCCGAGCGGCAGCGGCTCATCGAGCCGGCCGACGCCGATCCCTACGTTCCAGCGGACCCCGCCGCACGCGTCGGGACGCAGGGCTGTGAGGGCGGCGTCGAGCGCGGCGACGGGGTCGGTGAACACGGCCTGGGCCTCGTCGCCGACCGTCCGATCAAAGGGCACGTCTGGCCGCAGGCGTGCGAGCGCCCTCAGGAGCTCCGGCACGCGGTCCCCGGCGCCGCGGTCGCGCTGGTTGATCGTGACCGTGTACATGGCGGTCAGCCTAGCCGCGCACCTGTCCGAGGGCGCGGAGGCGCGGGAATGACCCCGCAACGCCCGGCGGCGGATGCGGGGTCATGTACCTGCTGGTGTGAGGTACTACTCGCCCTCGGTGTAGCGCTTGATCGATGCCTCGAGCTCGGCCTCGGCGGCGGCGCGGTCGGCCCACCCGGCGGGCTTGACCCACTTGCCGGGCTCGAGGTCCTTGTAGGTCGTGAAGAAGTGCTCGATCTCCTTGATGAGCCACTCGTCCAGGTCCGAGGCCTCCTGGATGTGGTCGAAGCGCTTGTCGGCCGGCACGCACACGAGCTTGGCATCGCCGCCGGACTCGTCCTCCATGTTGAAGATTGCGATCGGGCGCGCCTCGAGCACGATCCCCGGGAACAGGTCGACATCGGGGTACCAGACGAGCGCGTCGAGCGGATCGCCGTCCTCGCCGAGGGTGTGGTCGAAGAACCCGTAGTGGGTCGGGTACTGCATCGAGGTGAACAGGACGCGGTCGAGGCGGACGCGGCCGGTCTCGTGGTCCACCTCGTACTTGACGCGCGAACCGCGCGGGATCTCGATGGTCACATCGTGCTTCATGGGTGCTCCTTGCATGGCCGCTGGGGGCCGGATGGCATCGGTTCTGCGGCCGCCTCGACCCGGCGCGCCGGGGCGCGGCCGCGGTGGCGACTACCATGAGGATATCTGGCCGGGGGCCCGCGTTCCCCGTCGCGAGGCCACATCGCACCTGAGGACGGAACCCACCATGACAGCCGACCCCGGCCGCCGCATGCCCTTCAGCGGGCTGTGGGCACTCATCGCTTCCGCCGTCGCGCTGGCAGTGCTCGTCGCTGTGGCGATGGTCTCTACGGGCGCGGCGACCGCAGCCCGCTCCGAGCTCTTCCCCAGCCCCACGCCCACGGCGACGGTCCCCGCGTGGCTCGTGGCGCCGTCGTCCGCACCGACGCTCGCGGGTGCGACGCCGCTCTCCGCCTCCGCGCCGACCCCGGACCCCGCGTCACTCGCCAAGACGCTCGACGACCGGCTCAAGCCGGGCACGGGCAGCATCTCCGCCGCCGTGCTCGACGGTGCAACGGGGCGAACGCTCTACTCCAGGCAGGGCGGCGAACCGCGCGTGCCGGCGTCGAACCTCAAGCTCCTCACCGCAGCGGCCGCGCTCACGACCCTCGGCCCGGACGCGACGCTGCGCACGAGCGCGGTCCGCGGCTCAGACCCGGGGACCGTGGTGCTCGTGGGCGGCGGCGACGTCATGCTCGGGGCGGCCGAGTCGCAGCCGGACGCCGTCATGGGCCGCGCGGGGATGGCGACACTCGCGGCCCAGACGGCAGCGGCGCTCACGCGAGCGCACGACGGCGCTGCCCCGCCTGCAGCGGTAACCGTCCGCCTCGATGACACCCTCTTCACGGGACCATCGATCAACCCCGGATGGGCCAAGGAGGACGTCGACGCAGGCGAGATCGCACCGCTGTACTCCCTCGCCCTCAACGCGGGCCGCTCCGCCCCCGGCGGGGCGGGACCTCGCCCCCAGGACTCCGCGATGGACGCCGCCAACGCGTTCCGGGCGGCGCTCGCGAAGGCGCTCGCGGCGTCCGGCGTGAAGGTCGCTGACGGCGTCGAGCGGGCCGCGGCGCCCCGTGGCGGGGCCGAGCTCGCGTCCGTTGAGAGTGCCACGGTCGCGGAGCAGGCGGGCTACGCCCTGCGCGAGTCGGACAACTACGCGGCCGAGACCCTCGGCCGCCTCGCCTCGCACGCCGCCGGCGGACCCGCGAGCAACGACGGCGCCGTCGCGGCACTCAAGGCGGCCGCGGCGCGCATCCTCGGCAGCGCCGACGGCTTCCAGCTTTCCGACGCGTGCGGCCTCGCGATCGCAGACCGGGCGGCGCCCCTCGCGCTCGCGGGCCTCGTGCGCGCCATGGCCTCCGGGGCGGACCTGCGCCTGCGGGCCGCTCTCGACGGACTCCCAGTGGCGGCCCTCGACGGGACGCTCGCCGGGCGGTTCGGGGGCACGACGGCGGGCGGGGCCGGCGTCGTGCGCGCCAAGACCGGGACACTCAACACGGTGACGGCGCTGAGCGGATATCTGGTCGACACGGACGGGCGGCTGCTCGTGTTCTCCTTCGTGGCCAACGATCTGGATCCGGGAGCCCGCGCGCAGGCCGTGTCTGCGGTCGACGCTGGGGCCGCCGCCCTGGCCGGCTGCGGCTGCCGGGGCTGATCGCCCGGCGCGAACGCCGCGGTTCAGGCGTGCCCCGACGGGGTGGAATGTCAGGGGGATGTGGTCGAATGGTGGCATGGATGCCCCGCAGATGGCCGGCCAACTGATCAACTGGGACCTCGCGGCCTCGACCGCGGCGCGCCTGACGCCCCCGGGGCCTGCACTGAGCCCCGCCGAGGCGAAGGACGTCGTGGACAGCCTGCGCCGCCTTGCTGATGCCTCGGTTCAGCACGTCCACCGCATTACGGGGCTCGCAGTCGCCGAGGATCTGCGGGACTCGCAACTGCTCATCGTGGACCGCGCCTCGTGGGCCAAGGCGAATTCGCAGGGCTTCGAGGTCATGATGGGCCCGGTCCTCACGAGCCTCGTAGAGAAGAAGGCGAGCGAGCTGACCCCGACCGCGGCCCGCGTGGGCGGAGCGATCACGGGCGCTCAGCTGGGCCTGATCCTCGCGTACCTCGCGAGCCGGGTCCTGGGCCAGTACGAGCCGTTCGCGGCCCTGGCCCCGGGATCGACGCTCCCCCCGGCCGGTCGGCTGCTGCTGGTCGCGCCCAATATCGTGCAGATCGAGCGGGAGCTCCGCGTGGACCCCGAGGACTTCCGCATGTGGGTGTGCCTCCACGAGCAGACCCACCGCGTCCAGTTCGCCGCCGCTCCCTGGCTGCGCGGGCACATGATCGAGCAGATCGGCAAGCTCAGCGAGAGCCTCGTGGGAAACGTGGACAGCCTCATGGAACGGGCGACGGCGGTCGCCAAGTCCCTGCGTGACCGCACTGACAGCCCGGCGAGCCTGCCCAGCAAGGGCGCCATCCTCGACCTCCTGCAGGATCCCGAGGAACGCGCCGCGATCTCGCACCTGACCGCCGTCATGAGCCTCCTCGAGGGCCACGCGAACGTGGTCATGGACGCCGTCGACGCGTCCGTCGTACCGAGCGTCAAGACCATCCGGCAGCGCTTCCAGTCCCGCAGTGAGAACCGCGGCCCGATCGAGACGTTCGTCCGCCGGCTCCTCGGCATCGAGGCGAAGATGCGCCAGTACACGGACGGGCAGGCGTTCGTTCGCCATGTCGTCGACGCCGTGGGGATGGCCGGCTTCAACCGCGTGTGGGAGTCCGCGGAGAACCTGCCCACGGAGGAGGAGATCCACGACCCGGGGGCATGGACCGCCCGGATGGGGCTGTGAACGCGAGCCCGGACAGGGACTCCGCATCGCCGGGCAGGCGCCGGCTCCACCCCGCCGTCGGAAGCGCGCGCAACGCCGTGCGGTCCGCGCTCGAAGAGGCCGGCTGGCCGTCGAGAGTGCTCGTCGGATGCTCGGGAGGGCCCGACTCGCTCGCGCTCGCCGCGGCCGCCGCGCACTTCTCGCGCCGTGGCGAGATCCCCGGCGTCGGCGGTGGGAGGCACGCGCTCGAGGCGGGCGCCGTCGTCGTCGACCATCAACTGCAGGAGGGCTCCGGCGAGGTCGCACGCACGACGGCGCGTGTGCTGGGCGAGCTCGGACTCTCGCCGGTGCGCGTGGTGGCCGTCGACGTCCAGCTGACGGGGGAGGGGCCCGAGGCCGCAGCCCGGACGGCGCGGCACGCGGCGCTCACCGCGGAGGCGGTGTCGTGGGGAGCGCAGGCTGTGCTCTTGGGCCATACCCTGGACGACCAGGCCGAGCAGGTGCTCCTTGGCCTTGCCCGAGGCTCCGGACCGCGCGCTCTGGGGGCCATGCGGCGGGTGCGCGGGCTGTTCGTTCGGCCGTTCCTCGGCCTCCGTCGCGCTGACACGCTCGACGTCTGCGCGGCCGAGGGGCTCGAACCGTGGTTCGACCCGACGAACGAGGACCCGCGGTTCATGAGGTCGAGGGTACGGAGCACGATCATGCCGTTCCTCGAGGCGGAGCTCGGGCCGGGCGTGGCGCACGGCCTTGCCCGCACCGCAGCGCTCCTCGGCGCCGACGCCGACTACCTCGACGACGAGGCGCTCCGCATCTACAGGACCCTCGCCGAGGTTGGGCCGGACGCCAGGGAGGTGACCCCGCCTCCTCGGGAGGTGACCCCGCGTCGCATTGTCCTTCCGATTGGCCCGCTCCTGGACCTCCCTCCCGCGCTGCGCGGACGCGTCCTCTCCCACGCGGTGACCGAGCTGGGAGGCCAGCCGACCTTCGAGCGGCTCGGCGCCGTCGAACGACTGCTCGACAGGCGGGGTTCGGCTGGCCCGATCGAGGTGCCGGGGCACGTGAGCGCCTGCCGGGAGCCGCGGCGGAAGGGCACCCCGCCGCCGGAGCGCGCGGGGAGGCTAGTCTTGGTATCGCACCGCTGACCCACAGGAGCCGCACGTGGAATCGACAGACGTCCAGTCAGACCTCAAGCATGTCCTCAAGTCCAAAGAGGAGATCCAGAACCGCATCGCGGAACTCGCCGCCGAGATCGACCGCGACTACGAGGGCCGCGACCTGCTGATCGTGGGCGTCCTCAAGGGCGCTGTCATGGTCATGGCCGATCTGGCCCGTGCCCTGCACTCTCACGTGACGATGGACTGGATGGCTGTGTCCTCGTACGGCTCGGGCACGCAGTCCTCGGGCGTCGTGCGGATCCTCAAGGATCTCGACACGGACCTCATGGGCAAGGATGTCCTGATTGTCGAGGACATCATCGACTCGGGCCTGACGCTCTCGTGGCTCAAGACCAACCTCGAGTCCCGCGGCACCGCGTCGGTCGAGATCTGCACGGCGTTCCGCAAGCCTGCCGCGGCGAAGGTCAAGATCCCCGTCAAGTACGTGGGCTTCGATATCCCCAACGAGTTCGTCGTGGGCTATGGACTCGACTACGCCGAGAAGTACCGCAACCTGGACTTCGTCGGCACGCTGGCGCCGCACGTCTACGAGTAATTTCGCCCTCAGCGCACCGGGGCGCGATGTTGCCCCGCCCGGGGAACTTTTGCGTCGGGCCATGCGTGAACGGTTCCGAACGGTGTCATGCTGTGGGCACAGTCTGGTGCGCCGCAGTACTGGTGTGCATGAGGAGAAGGGACGGGGCACTGCCCCGAGTTCATGAAAGTCAAGAGCTTCGTCAAGGGTCCGGGCGTCTGGATCATCGTCGTGATCGTCCTGCTGCTACTCGCCTTCGGGACGCTCGCGCCGGGCGGAAGCACCCGCGTGGACACCTCGGTGGGGCTGCAGCTCCTCAAGGACGGCAAGGTCGGTCAGGCCAAGATCTACAACGGTGACGAGCGCGTCGACCTGGTCCTCAAGGACAACTACGTCGTGGACGGCCAGGACAAGGGCAAGAACGTCCAGTTCTACTTCATCACGCAGCGTGGCAATGACGTCATCACCGCGGTGAACAACGCCAATCTCCCGCAGGGCTTCTCCGACCAGCCGGTGGAGAACAACTGGTTCAGCTCGATGCTGTCCCTCCTCATCCCCGTGGTACTGCTGGGGGCGCTGTTCTGGTTCCTCCTCTCGCGCATGCAGGGCGGCGGCAGCCAGGTCATGAAGTTCGGGAAGTCCCGGGCGAAGATGATCACCAAGGACATGCCTCAGGTGACGTTCGCGGACGTTGCAGGCGCCGACGAGGCGGTCGAGGAGCTCCACGAGATCAAGGAGTTCCTGCAGGAGCCAGCCAAGTTCCAGGCGGTCGGCGCCAAGATCCCCAAGGGTGTGCTGCTCTACGGCCCTCCGGGAACCGGCAAGACGCTCCTCGCACGCGCCGTCGCCGGCGAGGCCGGCGTGCCCTTCTTCTCGATCTCCGGTTCCGATTTCGTTGAGATGTTCGTCGGCGTCGGCGCTTCCCGCGTCCGTGACCTCTTCGAACAGGCAAAGGCCAACGCCCCGGCGATCATCTTCGTCGATGAGATCGACGCCGTCGGCCGGCACCGCGGCGCCGGAATCGGCGGTGGCAACGACGAGCGCGAACAGACCCTGAACCAGCTCCTCGTCGAGATGGACGGCTTCGACCCCAAGGCCAACGTCATCCTCATCGCCGCGACGAACCGTCCCGACGTCCTCGACCCTGCGCTTCTGCGTCCCGGCCGGTTCGACCGTCAGGTCCCTGTCGAGGCCCCGGACCTGCAGGGCCGCGAGCAGATCCTCACGGTTCACGCCAAGGGCAAGCCCATGGCGGGCGACGTTGATCTCCGGGGCGTTGCGAAGAAGACTCCGGGCTACACGGGCGCCGACCTCGCGAACGTGCTCAACGAGGCCGCGCTCCTCACCGCCCGCTCGAACGCGCAGCTCATCGACGACCGCGCCCTCGACGAGGCGATTGACCGCGTCATGGCCGGCCCGCAGAAGCGCTCCCGCGTCATGAAGGACCTCGAGCGCAAGATCACGGCGTACCACGAGGGCGGCCACGCGCTCGTCGCCGCGGCCCTGCGCAACTCGGCCCCGGTCACGAAGATCACGATCCTCCCGCGCGGCCGGGCCCTCGGCTACACGATGGTGGTCCCGGAGGAGGACAAGTACTCCGTGACCCGCAACGAGCTCCTGGACCAGCTGGCGTATGCGATGGGCGGCCGTGTCGCGGAGGAGATCGTGTTCCACGATCCCTCGACGGGCGCCTCGAATGACATCGAGAAGGCCACGAGCACGGCACGCAAGATGGTCACGCAGTACGGCATGAGCGAGCGGGTGGGCGCCGTCAAGCTCGGCCAGGGCGGCGGCGAGCCGTTCC
Protein-coding sequences here:
- a CDS encoding inorganic diphosphatase, whose product is MKHDVTIEIPRGSRVKYEVDHETGRVRLDRVLFTSMQYPTHYGFFDHTLGEDGDPLDALVWYPDVDLFPGIVLEARPIAIFNMEDESGGDAKLVCVPADKRFDHIQEASDLDEWLIKEIEHFFTTYKDLEPGKWVKPAGWADRAAAEAELEASIKRYTEGE
- a CDS encoding D-alanyl-D-alanine carboxypeptidase, encoding MTADPGRRMPFSGLWALIASAVALAVLVAVAMVSTGAATAARSELFPSPTPTATVPAWLVAPSSAPTLAGATPLSASAPTPDPASLAKTLDDRLKPGTGSISAAVLDGATGRTLYSRQGGEPRVPASNLKLLTAAAALTTLGPDATLRTSAVRGSDPGTVVLVGGGDVMLGAAESQPDAVMGRAGMATLAAQTAAALTRAHDGAAPPAAVTVRLDDTLFTGPSINPGWAKEDVDAGEIAPLYSLALNAGRSAPGGAGPRPQDSAMDAANAFRAALAKALAASGVKVADGVERAAAPRGGAELASVESATVAEQAGYALRESDNYAAETLGRLASHAAGGPASNDGAVAALKAAAARILGSADGFQLSDACGLAIADRAAPLALAGLVRAMASGADLRLRAALDGLPVAALDGTLAGRFGGTTAGGAGVVRAKTGTLNTVTALSGYLVDTDGRLLVFSFVANDLDPGARAQAVSAVDAGAAALAGCGCRG
- a CDS encoding zinc-dependent metalloprotease yields the protein MDAPQMAGQLINWDLAASTAARLTPPGPALSPAEAKDVVDSLRRLADASVQHVHRITGLAVAEDLRDSQLLIVDRASWAKANSQGFEVMMGPVLTSLVEKKASELTPTAARVGGAITGAQLGLILAYLASRVLGQYEPFAALAPGSTLPPAGRLLLVAPNIVQIERELRVDPEDFRMWVCLHEQTHRVQFAAAPWLRGHMIEQIGKLSESLVGNVDSLMERATAVAKSLRDRTDSPASLPSKGAILDLLQDPEERAAISHLTAVMSLLEGHANVVMDAVDASVVPSVKTIRQRFQSRSENRGPIETFVRRLLGIEAKMRQYTDGQAFVRHVVDAVGMAGFNRVWESAENLPTEEEIHDPGAWTARMGL
- the tilS gene encoding tRNA lysidine(34) synthetase TilS, producing MRSALEEAGWPSRVLVGCSGGPDSLALAAAAAHFSRRGEIPGVGGGRHALEAGAVVVDHQLQEGSGEVARTTARVLGELGLSPVRVVAVDVQLTGEGPEAAARTARHAALTAEAVSWGAQAVLLGHTLDDQAEQVLLGLARGSGPRALGAMRRVRGLFVRPFLGLRRADTLDVCAAEGLEPWFDPTNEDPRFMRSRVRSTIMPFLEAELGPGVAHGLARTAALLGADADYLDDEALRIYRTLAEVGPDAREVTPPPREVTPRRIVLPIGPLLDLPPALRGRVLSHAVTELGGQPTFERLGAVERLLDRRGSAGPIEVPGHVSACREPRRKGTPPPERAGRLVLVSHR
- the hpt gene encoding hypoxanthine phosphoribosyltransferase, with translation MESTDVQSDLKHVLKSKEEIQNRIAELAAEIDRDYEGRDLLIVGVLKGAVMVMADLARALHSHVTMDWMAVSSYGSGTQSSGVVRILKDLDTDLMGKDVLIVEDIIDSGLTLSWLKTNLESRGTASVEICTAFRKPAAAKVKIPVKYVGFDIPNEFVVGYGLDYAEKYRNLDFVGTLAPHVYE
- the ftsH gene encoding ATP-dependent zinc metalloprotease FtsH, with the translated sequence MKVKSFVKGPGVWIIVVIVLLLLAFGTLAPGGSTRVDTSVGLQLLKDGKVGQAKIYNGDERVDLVLKDNYVVDGQDKGKNVQFYFITQRGNDVITAVNNANLPQGFSDQPVENNWFSSMLSLLIPVVLLGALFWFLLSRMQGGGSQVMKFGKSRAKMITKDMPQVTFADVAGADEAVEELHEIKEFLQEPAKFQAVGAKIPKGVLLYGPPGTGKTLLARAVAGEAGVPFFSISGSDFVEMFVGVGASRVRDLFEQAKANAPAIIFVDEIDAVGRHRGAGIGGGNDEREQTLNQLLVEMDGFDPKANVILIAATNRPDVLDPALLRPGRFDRQVPVEAPDLQGREQILTVHAKGKPMAGDVDLRGVAKKTPGYTGADLANVLNEAALLTARSNAQLIDDRALDEAIDRVMAGPQKRSRVMKDLERKITAYHEGGHALVAAALRNSAPVTKITILPRGRALGYTMVVPEEDKYSVTRNELLDQLAYAMGGRVAEEIVFHDPSTGASNDIEKATSTARKMVTQYGMSERVGAVKLGQGGGEPFLGRDAAHERNYSDQVAYVVDEEVRRLMDQAHDEAYDILTDNRDVLDRLASALLDRETLNQREIAEIFTDVRKRDFREVWLSKESRPVQNIPPVETEAERKERENQEEAAAARREEPLDVGMAHHPHGEQEYVKGDRDGE